Within Planifilum fimeticola, the genomic segment CGCCTGTATTTTGAGCACGTCCCCGTCGGAATCATGGCGGCACTCATCATCAAACAGATTTTCACCCCCGCGGACGGACACCTTTCCGTGCCCGTCCTCGTCGGCTGTCTCGTCGCTGCCGTCGCGATCCTGACCACCAAGCGATTTCTTCCGTCCGTCCTGATCGGCATTTTGGCCGGGTGGTCGGTTCGCCACTTCTATTTTACCTCTTAGATTCCTACACGGAAAAACGGGTCCCGCGGCAAGGGCCCGGTTTTCCACGAAGACCCTCTCATCCCCGCACAAATCCCAGCTCGTTGCCGTCCGGGTCGCGCAAGTTCACCATCCGCGATCCGGACGGGGTAACAAAACTCCTCCACCTCTTCCACCCGGTCCTTCAGCCGTTCCCACAAGGCGTCCACGTCCTCCGTGTAATAGTTGAACCGGCCGCGGGAAGGAGACTCGTCGAATTCCTTGATTGCACGCCTCGGGGTGAACATATTTGGTGTTCTTCGGAGGCCAGGTAACCGCCACCTTGAACATTCCACCGCCCGTTTCAGGTCGGATCCGTAGTCCCGCACGCGCATCAAACGGGTTTTTGTCCTCATCCCCCTTTTTGCCGTCTCCATTTTTTCGGAACCTCGGAAAGCGGAGGCGGACAGGATTGGACCCGCCTCTTGTTGAAGGGAATAAAATCCCTCATATTCGAGGAGGAAAAGCAACCATGTATATACCCAAGCCCTTTGCGATGAACGATCGGGAAAGCATCGTCCGGTTCATCCGGGAAAACAGCTTCGGCATCCTGTTTTCCCAGGGAAACGGCAGGGCCGCCGCCACCCACCTTCCCTTTCTGTTCAAGGAAAGGGAAGGGCGGCTCGGAACCCTGTACGGTCACATGGCCCGGGCCAATCCCCAATGGAAATCAATCGACCGCGAGGTGCTGGTCGTTTTCCCGGGCCCCCACGCCTACATCTCCCCCGCGTGGTACGGCGAAGAGAACACCGTTCCCACCTGGAATTACGTGGCCGTGCACGTGTACGGCACCTTCCGGATCATCGAAGATGAAGAAACGATGAAGAGACTGTTGCGGGAAACGATCCATTTCTATGAATCAGAGAGGGAAGATCCGTGGCAGACCGATCCGAACCGAGAATTCTTCAAAAACCTGATGAAAGCCACGGTCGGGTTTTGTATCGAAATCACCGAGATCCAGGGAAAATGGAAACTGAATCAAAATCATCCGATCGAACGGCGGAAGCGGGTGATCGAAGGTCTGAAGCGGGAGGACCGGTATGATTCCGGTCAAATCGCCCGGCTGATGGAAGACCAAATCAAATAGCGCTCAGCCGATGTCCCAGTTTTCGCAGAAAGGGAGGATATCCTTGAAGTGGAAATGGATGCTTCTGGTCGCCGCCATCGCGATCATCCTGTTCTTTTTCCTCTACATTTCCCCCGTCTTTTCCCTGTCCTTCAAGCCGTCGGAGGTCGATCCCGACTTTCCGATCCCGGCCCGCAGCGAAAGGGTGGAAAAACCTCAGGCGGACAAGGGATGGATCTTTTACGAAATCAGGCCCTCCCTCACCGGTAAGCAGTTTGACCGATATCTTCGGGAAATCGAAAAGTGGGGTTGGAAGGAACGGAAAGAGGAACAGATGGGGCGCGCGCATGTCTTCGAAAAGGACGGAAAGCGAATGATGGCGGTCTTGTATCCCGATCAAATCTCTCTCCTTCCGGCTTCAAAATAGGGCATCCTGGGGAACCCGGTTTTCCTGCGGGAGCCGGGTTCTCCGCTTTGTCGGATTTCGGCCTTCTCGCCCGACGTATACCTGGTGAACACCCGGAGGATATGTGACGCAAATGTCTTTGCCATCGGGCGATAGGATCGCGGCCGGAGGGAGTGCCGCCGTTTCGCCCGCATCGCAAAGGGCACTCAGACACACCTCTCAGGGCATCCGAAAGGAGAGTGTTCATCGACCCTCCTCCACCTCAGATGGATATTCCAGCGGCTGCTTGGAAGGGGCTTGACACTCTCGTCGGGCGAACAGGGAAACGGTATACCAGGAGACGGCCCAACCGGCCCCAATCATCCATACCATTCCCCACGGTCCGAAGGTGACGGCTCCCATGACGGCGGACAACGGAAGAAAGCCGATCTGCTGAAGGACGAAAACGGCTTTTTGAAAGGCGCCCCGGACCTTAAAACCCGATTGCGCCCAGACGGCGAACATCCCGTTGAAGGAGCGCCACTCCCTCCAAACGGAACGCCCCCACAGGGAAAACAGAAAAGAAAACAAGATCCAGCATCCCCACCGCAGGACTGTCGGAGTCACCAGGAGGGCAACGGCACAAAACGCGACCAATTGGAAGTACGGAACCAGCTGCCGACCGCTTCGAAGGAACGATTTGATCACCGCCTCCGCCACGATGCGGGAAGCGGTCCGCCTGCGAAAGAGAGGGGTTGAGCGGGGAAAAAGCCAGGGCCGTTTCATGACCCAAAATCTTTGATGCACCACACCCGACGTCTGCAACAGGAGAGCGGCCCACCTCATCCGCTGTGCCTGATCATAATCGATCTCCGTGAAAAGAACCCCTTTTTGACGGCTTCGCAGCCACGCCAGCAGGCTCCAGCATCCCGCGAGCACCGCCGCCCCCGCGTAAAATCCGAAGGGATGGCCGTCTTCTCCGATCCACATAAACGCAGCCCCGCCCAGGACAAGGGTGAAAACGGTCATCAGCCCCTTGCGCAGCATTCCATCCATCCCGGCCAAGAACCTCCGAACCAGAGCCAGACAAGCCTTGGCCTGCCAAAGGAAAAGCCCCATTCCAACGAATGAAAGGGAAGAATCGATCTCGTAACGGAGAAAGGGCGAAAGAAGACCCAGAAACAGACCGCTTTCCAGGGCGCGCTTTCCCCAACCGAACCAAAGGCCCGTGACGGTGTATGTTCTCATCCAGTCCGATCGCTGCATCAAAAAGAGCTGGTCCGCCGGCTCCAGATAAAGGCGAAAAGGACCGGACCAGGAAAACAGAAATGCGGCCGCCCACAGCAAAAGCGACGGAACCTCCGCCACCCATGCCGCTTCCCCCTTCCACCAGGCGATGTACCGCTCGGCAAGCAGGATCAGGCAGGGAATCACCAAATACAAGGCGACCGTCCAATCCACCACGGT encodes:
- a CDS encoding AzlD domain-containing protein; the encoded protein is MPDVWLFIGLLAVSTYLSRIVGLEILAGRRMSPALRLYFEHVPVGIMAALIIKQIFTPADGHLSVPVLVGCLVAAVAILTTKRFLPSVLIGILAGWSVRHFYFTS
- a CDS encoding FMN-binding negative transcriptional regulator → MYIPKPFAMNDRESIVRFIRENSFGILFSQGNGRAAATHLPFLFKEREGRLGTLYGHMARANPQWKSIDREVLVVFPGPHAYISPAWYGEENTVPTWNYVAVHVYGTFRIIEDEETMKRLLRETIHFYESEREDPWQTDPNREFFKNLMKATVGFCIEITEIQGKWKLNQNHPIERRKRVIEGLKREDRYDSGQIARLMEDQIK
- a CDS encoding ABC transporter permease, which produces MAPSRWFFKRWRADLRFQCRVFSTVVDWTVALYLVIPCLILLAERYIAWWKGEAAWVAEVPSLLLWAAAFLFSWSGPFRLYLEPADQLFLMQRSDWMRTYTVTGLWFGWGKRALESGLFLGLLSPFLRYEIDSSLSFVGMGLFLWQAKACLALVRRFLAGMDGMLRKGLMTVFTLVLGGAAFMWIGEDGHPFGFYAGAAVLAGCWSLLAWLRSRQKGVLFTEIDYDQAQRMRWAALLLQTSGVVHQRFWVMKRPWLFPRSTPLFRRRTASRIVAEAVIKSFLRSGRQLVPYFQLVAFCAVALLVTPTVLRWGCWILFSFLFSLWGRSVWREWRSFNGMFAVWAQSGFKVRGAFQKAVFVLQQIGFLPLSAVMGAVTFGPWGMVWMIGAGWAVSWYTVSLFARRECQAPSKQPLEYPSEVEEGR